A genomic stretch from Shewanella sediminis HAW-EB3 includes:
- a CDS encoding Na(+)-translocating NADH-quinone reductase subunit A, translating into MAGFSDQIRIVKKGLDVPIAGEPRQEFDNAARPSHVALLGEEYVGLKPTMMVEVGDMVKKGQPLFEDKKTPGVLFTAPASGEVTAINRGERRVLQSVVITCQGDEQEAFETSSDVSSMSRQSVQDNLVKSGLWTALRTRPFSRVPQLDSTAAGIFVTAMDTNPLSAEPRLVIAENEQAFAVGMSALTRLTDGKVYLCHDEGESLPGHELSQVETHRFGGVHPAGLVGTHIHFILPVSVERPVWHIGYQDVIAYGKLFLTGELYTDRVVALAGPNVVNPRLIRTQLGAELSAIVKDELKPGFSRVVSGSVLSGHTATGVYDYLGRFHGQVTALTEDSEHHLLSWVRGGSEKFSITRAMTSRFKPAKKLFEMTTHTGGAARAMMAFGQLDRVMPLDILPTLLVRDLVVRDTDEAQALGALELDEEDLALCTFVCPGKYDFGKELRACLDIIEREG; encoded by the coding sequence ATGGCAGGTTTCTCAGACCAGATTAGAATAGTAAAAAAGGGCTTAGATGTGCCCATTGCCGGGGAACCTCGGCAAGAATTCGATAACGCCGCTAGGCCATCGCATGTGGCCCTTCTCGGTGAAGAATATGTCGGATTAAAGCCCACCATGATGGTGGAAGTCGGTGATATGGTCAAAAAAGGCCAGCCACTTTTTGAAGACAAGAAGACACCGGGTGTACTCTTTACCGCGCCAGCAAGTGGTGAAGTGACCGCTATCAATCGTGGTGAACGCCGCGTATTGCAATCTGTGGTCATCACTTGCCAGGGCGACGAGCAAGAGGCGTTTGAGACTAGCTCTGACGTATCGTCGATGAGTCGTCAGTCAGTACAGGATAACTTGGTTAAGAGTGGTCTTTGGACTGCACTTCGTACCCGTCCTTTCTCCCGCGTGCCTCAACTCGACAGCACTGCAGCCGGTATTTTCGTGACTGCGATGGATACCAATCCTCTCTCTGCCGAACCTCGTCTGGTTATTGCCGAAAATGAACAGGCATTTGCAGTGGGTATGTCGGCTCTGACTCGTCTGACCGATGGCAAAGTGTATCTTTGTCACGACGAAGGTGAATCACTGCCTGGCCATGAGCTATCACAGGTTGAGACTCATCGCTTCGGTGGTGTCCATCCCGCCGGGTTAGTAGGTACACACATTCACTTTATTTTACCTGTCAGCGTCGAGCGCCCAGTCTGGCATATCGGCTATCAGGATGTTATCGCCTACGGCAAGTTGTTCCTTACCGGCGAACTCTATACCGATCGTGTCGTGGCGCTTGCTGGTCCCAATGTGGTCAACCCTCGTCTTATCCGCACCCAACTGGGCGCCGAGTTAAGCGCGATAGTTAAAGATGAACTGAAACCTGGCTTCTCTCGCGTGGTTTCGGGCTCGGTACTGTCCGGGCATACCGCTACCGGCGTTTACGATTACCTGGGCCGATTCCATGGTCAAGTCACCGCCTTAACTGAAGACTCTGAGCACCATCTGCTGTCTTGGGTTCGTGGGGGCTCTGAAAAGTTCTCTATCACTCGCGCAATGACTTCACGCTTTAAGCCCGCTAAGAAGTTGTTTGAGATGACGACTCACACTGGCGGCGCTGCCCGCGCCATGATGGCGTTTGGTCAGTTAGACCGCGTCATGCCATTAGATATTTTACCTACACTTTTGGTTCGCGACCTTGTAGTTCGTGATACCGATGAGGCTCAGGCGCTGGGCGCTTTAGAGTTGGACGAGGAGGATTTGGCCCTGTGCACCTTCGTTTGTCCCGGTAAATATGATTTCGGCAAAGAGCTGCGTGCCTGCTTAGATATTATTGAAAGAGAAGGTTAA